A window from Cherax quadricarinatus isolate ZL_2023a chromosome 94, ASM3850222v1, whole genome shotgun sequence encodes these proteins:
- the LOC138855437 gene encoding piggyBac transposable element-derived protein 4-like produces the protein MRSGSVPYVIPRGRSVSRSTSHGCTTGTDSENDEDTVAIGMENVRGGSGAGGEAPAVGHAATHAATHAAASADLEQRPPSPTPPPHQPPQPQPPQPQPPQPQPPVIVQYPPADRTWDWQEAVNFVPNPHQFDGSQSGIRPSCALGNNATELECFELFFDEPLMKSIVMESNTYYEYTMANTILSPKSRLHQWKEATVAEMYLFFATIMLMPHVYKHKVKSYWSTDPLIATPGFSDIMPVNRFVLMLRMLHFSDKTRPDRTDRLYKIRNVFVYLKQKFSTHFYPFRKLVIDESLILFKGRLSFKQYIPSKRKRFGIKLFVLCDCYSGLVLDIIVYTGSYTLQNTRKLLGISGDVVRTMIEPYLGKGHILYTDNWYTSPSLSDFLRVNMTDVCGTVRANRKHMPRFDAGTRRGEVQAFAANDIMAFRWHDKRDVTLLSSIHPNEMADSGRQHRERNEPILKPAAVIDYTFNMRSVDKCDMQIGFADCVRKSYKWYIKLFFHLLDISMLNAYNMYKMSTRNKPQYGEFCLSVIRQIVFKYQGNAPAIDRPPNYQQLPARLKHGDHFLVKLPATALKKKAQKRCYVCSHTKKRPQQRRDTRFMCEECKTPLCMTPCFKEFHRLQNF, from the coding sequence catgctgccacccatgctgccacccacgccgctgcctcagctgatctagaacaaaggccaccatcccccactcccccaccacaccagcctccacaaccacaacctccacaaccacaacctccacaaccacaaccacctgtcattgtccagtacccaccagcagaccgcacctgggattggcaggaagctgtcaattttgttccaaatccccaccagtttgatggcagccaaagtggaatacggccatcttgtgcacttgggaacaatgccactgaactggaatgtttcgagttattctttgacgaaccactgatgaaaagtattgtcatggaaagcaacacatactacgagtacaccatggcaaacacaatactttcaccaaaatcacgtctacaccaatggaaggaggcaactgtggctgagatgtatcttttctttgccacaataatgcttatgccacatgtgtataagcacaaagtgaaatcatactggtcaacagaccccctgattgcaacaccaggtttcagtgatataatgccagtgaatcgatttgtgctaatgttacgtatgcttcacttctcagataaaaccaggcctgacagaactgacaggttatataagattaggaatgtgtttgtgtatctgaaacagaaattcagtactcatttttatcccttcaggaagcttgtaattgacgagtctttgattctgttcaaaggaagactctctttcaagcagtacataccaagcaagaggaaacgctttggtataaagttgtttgtgctttgtgattgttacagtggtctggtattggatattattgtgtacactggaagttatacattgcaaaataccaggaagttattgggcatctcaggtgatgtggttcgaacaatgatagaaccataccttggtaaggggcatatattatatacagataactggtacacaagcccctcactcagtgattttttgcgagtgaacatgacagatgtgtgtggcacagtgcgtgcaaatcgaaaacatatgcccaggtttgacgctggcactcgcagaggtgaggtgcaggcgtttgctgccaatgacatcatggcatttcggtggcatgacaaacgagatgtcacactgttgtcatcaattcaccctaatgaaatggcagacagtggcaggcagcatagagagagaaatgaacccattctaaaacctgcagctgtgattgattacaccttcaacatgcgttcagtggacaaatgtgacatgcagattgggtttgctgattgtgttcgcaagagttataagtggtacatcaaactgtttttccatcttctggacatttccatgctcaatgcttataatatgtataagatgagcaccagaaacaaaccacagtacggcgaattctgtttgtctgtcatcagacaaatagtattcaagtaccaaggaaatgcacctgcaattgaccgcccaccaaattatcaacaactacctgctcgtctgaagcatggtgatcacttcctggtaaaactgcctgctactgctttgaagaaaaaggctcagaagaggtgttacgtctgttcacatacaaaaaaacgcccacaacaacgcagagacactcgttttatgtgtgaggagtgcaaaactccactgtgcatgacaccatgtttcaaagagttccacaggctgcagaacttctag